The DNA region ACAGTGCCCATCTTTtaaagtcaagggtttctgatccgctccgctTCTCACAAAGAGgcagagcggatcagaaacccttgacttgggaagaagCACAGTGCCTATCGTAAATAAACAgctttttcaaatttgattccttcacctttttgttttttgacTTCCGACTTCCGACACGTTGTTGAATCTACTTAGTATATCAGGCCATCATCATCTCGCAATTTATCGGACAAGCAGATTAATATTGACTAAAAACATATTGATAGCTCAATATAAAGTACCATATTACGTCTTTTGTACTTTCGTTCATGTGTGCTTGCTATGGCTGTTTCATGCACCACGATCGTTTGATGTCATGATGAAAACTTGCATTGCCCTTCTATTAGgttcaaaaattatattgaacATAAACTACGAAAACTAAGTAATTAAACACATCGGAATACTTTAATTTCCAactacatgtgtacatgtaatttaaatatttgtagatGTTTATCATCGAATTAAAAGTTGTATTTtcgttaattatttttaaatcttaggGTTAAGCACTGGACTAGTATAATAGGTATAGCACTAgcaataataataatgatgtCCTTTATATGGCAATTATATAATTGAAGAAGTTGCTTGCAAAATGTTAATCACATTTCAAACATCAACGTATGTGATCAATTGTGAAAGTAAACCtttcaagaaataaattatatacgTAGTAAATCAAtacctttattttgtttttactttgttgacaattgtttaaaaacacCACTGCTACAAATTAAATGAGTACACTTCCAGTGAGAATTTGTAAGCATTTATTGTGTATTTAAGGGATCTCCAAATCCAGTGCCTAGCGtgctttataaatttatacGGTCAAAATGATGATAGTCGTTTAATTATTTACTAAAgtaatatctgaaaaagaatACGTAGattaatgacccccccccccccctcttaaaacaattctttttctcaaaaattttcaaattaattttgaaagttgTGCTTTATATCAAAAGTGGATGATTGTACATAATTGTTCGAGTATATGTACAGGTAGGAATATCTACGTACAAATAAACCATCACAAAATCATTGCATGACGGCCAAGACGACATCCAATAATACATGTGTTTGTATATATGGTTAGTATGTTTGAAAGTTTCTACAAGACAAAATTTATGTCAGAAAGAATCGATGATGGATCGATTTCTCCATTTATTTCCTTCAAAACTTTCTTACAATTGATTCTCGCAAAATTTATATCAGACTTCTACCAGGGTTtcatatgcatacatgtacttttagaaAATCTTAGATAGGAAAACTTCGAGTACGGCACTAAAGAGTCCATATTTCTGAAAACGATCTGATGACTTGCAAATACTGCTAGTCAACATGGAAAACCATACTCTGCATTTTGTTTTATAGCAGAGGAATAACACTTTCATATCATTCAGATTAAAACTAAAAATGTGATTATGGTGTGCATTCGGATATCGGTAATTTgtgtaataataaaattataatgtactCTTACAATTTACGAGAAACTGCATGTATTAGTCATTGTTTATTCTGATGAAGATccgggatggggggggggggggggttggaaaGGTAATGACGActgaataattcaatttttggtAATGGCGacttaataattcattttttattttttgtattttcttggTTTGTATGATGTGTTCATACTCATAACCGGGATAATTGAAAAGGAGAACGAAATGTATAGGTATGATATACTTTAAACTTTCTTATTTTCGTGCGACTCCGTTTCATGAGAATCGCAAGAAGCTCAAAGTCACAAATATATATCAGCTCAAACcagtctttatttttatttcacatttgtcTGATATATAATCCACATTAAAGGCTGCATGAGTCTCGGAAATGATAAACGCAATAAAGTGAACGCAATACGAGCtgaattttttagaattttattttgctgtaaaaagcTGCTAGTGCATATGTAACTTACATGTaaacttttataataaataaggtttgaaaaaaacatagatttttgtcagaggaaagatttCTTTTCtcaggaatatatagcaaatcaatttttgtacaggacgacaaaaAATCAGTTATGCTCAAATTAAgcttcttaacggccttttcacacaaaaatatggctgaaagatatttaaaaaccatgatatttttatgtcattttagtagaaaataagattctcgtaaaaaaaatatcaacatgaaaattgcaacTCGTATTGCTTTAACACTCATTACTTACGACATCAAGTCGTCGCGAGTAACTGTATCTTATGcgtattttcaaaatgtttgctaaaaaattcaataatttttattaactATAACAAAAGGTTGATGTTTCTAATAAATATAATCAATCTATATAGTAAAAATCgagtaaaaatgatataaaatccaTTGAAAATGAAAGGGAGAAGTGACTTTACGTTCATGACGTCGTGAAGGACATATATGTCCCTCTCGCAGCCAGCGGTAAAAGGACATATATGTCCCTGCCGCAGTCAGAGGGTtaactgatgaaaaaaaatcggcaaatacgacaaaagtgataaactcaagcgtgaatgttttaaaaacatttgcctCTGCCTtgtgaatttaataaatatgttgataacccgagtttgatttgtttaaaaaattaataacgtatattacatgttttctcgggcgacaataccagaatatttgcccctcggtgacaggaaagccctggagtgttatgtcgccctctgccttcggcatcgggcgacatacatgtaacactccaggctttcctgtcaccttgggacaaatattctggtatgttgccctcgaagccatgtaatatatgtataatatactCTCTTCTCATTATATCGCGGGTTCCGTTGTATCGCGGTATGTTCAAAAAATAGGATTCCCGTTTTTTCCCGCGATTTTCCACAAGGAGTTCATGCACGAACTTCAGGATGATTGCAAAGAAGGTTGTCAAATATATCGGCAAATAAAACTTTTCtcacaaataaaaatttttcCGGAGAGAAAGCACGTTCAAAAGTCCACAAtatatctgataaaaaaaaactaattaaaagcacaataaaatgtttagttcattccctaaccagtttaaggGACTTTGCTTTCACGAAGAAtcatatgttatttttaaaaaaataaaaactgtccGTTTTAATTGAACCAGGCTTCCAGATTTCTAATGCCGCGATACAATGGAACTCTCTAATTTTGAAGGTGAATAAGActtgtgatttaaaaatagcACACAAAATAAACTAAGTAAGTTGAAAAATTGATCTTCCTCAGAAAAGCTAGTCTAATACAAGCGTTTTGAACAGCAAAAAATAGGATTCCCGTTTTTTTCCGCGATTTTCCACAAGGAGTTCATGCACGAACTTCAGGATGATTGCAAAGAAGGTTGTCAAATATATCGGCAAATAAAACTTTTCtcacaaataaaaatttttcCGGAGAGAAAGCACGTTCAAAAGTCCACAAtgtatctgataaaaaaaacttattaaaagcACAATAAAATGTTTAGTTCATTCCCTATCCAGTTTAAGGGACTTTGCTTTCACGAAGAAtcatatgttatttttaaaaaaataaaaactgtccGTTTTAATTGAACCAGGCTTCCAGATTTCTAATGCCGCGATACAATGGAACTCTCTAATTTTGAAGGTGAATAAGActtgtgatttaaaaatagcACACAAAATAAACTAAGTAAGTTGAAAAATTGATCTTCCTCAGAAAAGCTAGTCTAATACAAGCGTTTTGAACAGCACcaatgacatgtaaaaatgattacgtggtatgtcttattttagggaaaaaaataagtacCGCGATAATATGAGACaccagtatatatataaatatatatatatatatatatatatatatatatatatatatatatatatatatatatatatatatatttctttacttCATCGCCATGAGAAGATAATATCTACCATTCAATATGTTATACTAATAATTCACTTcctacatttttttaaatcacatgGTCTCTTACCCCACTCTTCATAGTAAACCAGAGGGCAATCGCTGCGATTTTCATCACAAAGAGTATCATGACAAGAACTGCATACTGCAAAGAAAGCACAATTGTTACACAACTAGACGATGACCACATGAATTGTCAACATTGAAATATtgcaaattttatcaaatttcctGACTCTTACATAACGTAACGAGaaagaaatatgtttaaattaactTATTTAGAATATACGATTACGatacattttgtatattataCTTACAGTAACCAGCATGCATTTGACCTCACAACACGCCCCAAACAATCCAAGACCGGATACAATAAGAATGAAGGCCCCTATAACTATAAATAATATGGACAGACTGTCCACCAAGTTTCCCAGTTTGTAACTGGCAACGGTCACGCCATTCAGCGCGGGTTTGACGTCATCATTAATGGCGGAAACATTGACCTTCATCAGGATTCCAAGGACAAAGAGACCAATGCCGAGAATCTGTAATAAACAGGAAGAATAGTAAGATACGGTCAAAACTACATTATACATTGCATATGCTTACGAAGAAATCAACTGTAGCtaaatttaaaagctaaatcgtcttcatttttttctatattaaagTAAAGTAAAGCACTTAAAGTTTAGTCATTTTCTATTACAGTTATATACAAACTCACCTTAAATGTGCTTATGGGAAAAGTAAAGCTTTAACAAAATCATTACACTAGAAAAGAAGGCATATCTATGACTTGAACAAGCAAGATTCAATATAATCAAAATGATTTGGAATGTTCGGGCGCAAGCAGGGTTTGCATAatgaatattcaaatatttaatcgtaccaGTACATttgctaaaaattatataaatataagtaaggaataagaaattatcttttttaGCATTACGAAGTGATATTTTCCTGATTTGATGGATTTGATCATGTCCGGATTGAACGAGTGAACGATTCCTTATTTCGACTCAAAAAGAACATCGTCGAAGATTAAGGATTCGAgctttcaatatttaaaaaatggataaatTCAAAGAGGGTGATCTGAAAAAGAATTTCTGATAAGGCTCTGATCTGAAGTTTACTGTCGAATTTTGCTATTTAATTTGTCAGACAAGTTTATGCTGTTTCAAAGGTAATGTGCTGTGTCTTATCTCCTTCTTATGTCGACAAAACAAACAGAATGTCACCGAGTTTCAGAGGGTAACGTCCTACGAAATAAGATGCAGATCTACCTACAAAGTCACAGTGATGCCATAAAAAATAGATTTCATTAATACTAAAATTATATACCGGTAGTTGATAAAACTTATCAACAGTAATTGCTCGAAAAAAGAGTGCAGACTATGAATAGGCCCAGGTGGATGGCTTACCATTTCTGAAGGATAAAAAATATCCTTTTTTagtttagataaaaaaaacccctaattcACTTATCCAAACTAATCAAGTACTAGTTACACCTTAAATACATTGATTTCTTGAATACCTTGATAAgaataaatgttattttgattCAAGTCCGTTCAATACTTTGCACTACTTTAAAATCACTTTTGATTTTGAGTGTCATATTATTGTAACAATCACATACCCCATTCTCACCCCTCAGAATTAAGTTTGAAATTTGTTCTTTAttcaaatatgtataattttgatTTCCTAAAAGTGTATGATTATGAGATTGGCGAAATGCAGAGAAAATGTAGAGCATACGGATGTTTATGAAACCTGCAAAtaaattcaacaaaatattcaatatcGTCGAAAGTGGATAATAGTCATAAGGAATAGTTTACCACCATTGTTACCTTAACACAAAACTATGTTTTACTCACAAAAAAGAGAATGTTGATAGCAACAAGGAATCCTTTCCCAAACTTTCCACAGCCGGTTAGTCCCATGGCGTTGTTTTCAGTAAAGAAGGAGGTTAAATCTATTCACATTTAATAGATTGGAACTTGAATCTTctataattttaatgtattacaTAATTTGATGCCCgttgtataaattcatagtcATAATCTTGCTATAATGTAAGACCTTACCTATAGCTGTAGTAACCTGTCGCCCTTTCTGTTATCTTTCAGAGAGAGTTAAAAAACCCGTATCGGATatgttctttctttttcaaaaggaACGTTGAACCACGTTATCAGAAAACATTTAAGGGGAAATTTTGAACCACCGCTTCAAAGCGAATGTCCACAAAATTGGTGCATGCATGTTAAAGGTCAGGATATACCTTCATCTACCTTTAACGTTGCATGTATTACTCTTCTGTTGCCAAGAGGAAATAATGTTGTTCATCTGAACAAAAGATTACATCGGAGTTGGACCAAAGTCCTTcataaaacagaattttttattgttaaatgccGTTTATGTtactaaaaaaaactaaattttattGTCCATGAATGATGAattgtaatcattttattttagttaataCATTCTCTTagttatcaaaattttgattttttttagtgtttatttaaaataaagaagaCGGTCGGCAAATCAAGGCATCATCaccatatttaaatatattaacaaaGAACTCGCACATTAGCAAATCAGGAATGTTACATACGACGCATATTATTGATCAAGGTCCCCCTTTCAACGCTCAATTCCTTATCTCGTTTTCATATAATTAGACCTTTTAGAAATAAACACTTTATACGATTGTTTGTAACTAACGCAAagtttaaatcattaataacAAAGtcaacaaatataaatatatttcgcAAAAGtctcaaaaaaataaaatcaaaattaactgTAGAAATTAAAACACTTTCAATTTGTTGGAAAaaacattatacatatatatttacattttccagtgtctttgcctgtgataacattacgtatcaattttgtactatataacccataatacaaatgacgccaaattgaggcgccagcggggtttgcttatatatatatatatatataaataaatatatatatatatatatatatatatatatatatatatatatatatatatatatatatatatatatatatatatatatatatatatatatatatatatatatatatatatatatatatatatattctacatGTCAcagtcttcatgttgccccttgagggcccttaattggttaataaagaaattgaaattgaaattgtcaCAATCTGGCCGTTTAGATGTGgacgaaatatatataatgttcaTAAGTAATCTATGCAGTCATTCAATATGTTGCTTTAGTAATCATTGTTATCTAGAATTAAATTAGTACAAGACCTTAAATCATGATGAAATTGCAAACAATCTCGGGGCACCCTTTTGAAAACTTATGACGGAGATAACAAATCTTTAACAGAAATGAGTCATTAATCTTTTCTTGTATTTATAGAGAATCATATGGTATAAAGAGCTTACTTCATTTCACACAATATCTGCTAGATAAATTTACTTACACCAAAAGACCGTAGCAATTTTTAACGACACTGATAAAATGAAACGTCTTGccttgaaatatttaaagaaataaactcCAATCACATGCAAGATTTACGAAGGTTTTCAAAGATAGCATATTTTAAGTTGTTACAACAGTCAAATATTTCCAAAATTTCTCAAATTTCTGTTTGAACTACAAGATAccataaattttgttaaactttgGCATTATTGAGCAAGTCACCTAcaaatatatgaattataagATCCTTAAACATCTATACATTTAGCTCTAAACAGCAAGGACACACCTATCTAGTATATGGCTGTACATTTCTGCCACAATTTATGtgaaaattgcaataatataaatgaatttaacaGTAGCTCAAATACCAACGGACAGCAACCTTGTGTTCTCTCTCAACAAATGGTCCGGCCAAAGGACAACCCACAAACAATATAAAGAGAACATTGATTCTCACCCTGACATTCAAACCCACGTATAATCCTGGGATTGGCCGGGTCTGTAAACGATACATTATTATACCCttctttcatgttaaatactgaaatctgattggtttagacacagttgataatccgttctattaccctcagcgttagcaacacacttagcaacgggtaacacattaaattgttacatgcgcgtaaattatgcgcgtacggttcgccgtggaattcacttcatttctatataaaagcagtaaaaaatctctaaaattaagacattcagtataataaaataaatagtgcctgtttgggaggatagcagttgaaattgacacccctcgaaaaccattgtcaacctccgcttcgcgtcggttgacaatggtttcctcggggtgtcaatttcaactgttaccctcccaaacaggcactatttatatagtgttacctTTTGcgaagtgtgttgctaacgctgaggtcaatagaacggattatcaaccgcttcgcgtcggttgacaatggttgtctcggggtgtcaatttcaacagttaccctcccaaataggcactatttatataattataccaaatgtctttattttaaataaaatattactatatagaatgacgtgaattctatggcgaaccgtacgggtataatttacgcgcatgtaacaattcgctGTGTTACCCGTTGCGAAGTGTTTTGCTAACGCTGAGGtcaatagaacggattatcaactgcgtctaagccaatcagatttcagtattaaacatgaaagtataataaattaaaaatagtttAGTTTCATTCCTTGATATCTACTAAACGcaaatgttaatatattaacCTTTTTTGGACAAATAATGATTGATGTTAATAATTTCCTGGCCATTAGTTAAAAATCGATGTCAGTGCGCAACTGTACAGCTGAACAATCATACACATTCGTGGATCTACGCGGATGGGGTCGGGGTACAAACAACGTTAGTAAATTAACAATGATAAGAGGTAGACAATTAACAAAATGGACACCACATTCTTCATATTATaagaaataagattttttaaaaaggagagactctctctctctctctctctctctctctctctctctctctctctcatttacacatattatatatttttcctaCTTGAAtttattagggtttttttttatcatttttgttgcTCGTCAAATttagtaaattaaaattattgttttcccTTAGTTTTATTTGGGCAGagaattaaaattatgttcGTTTTTGGTATATTTCTGTGTGAGCTGTGTGGTATAAGGGGTGgatttgtgtgtttttttaggTCACGTGACATTGGGATATAAATAGTAATTGCGCGGGTTTTGTGGTCATTCTACCGCTCGTAAGGACGTAGAGAAGGAGTAATGGCTACCAGTAAattgttattataattatatatgcaaTATGTTGTTCAATATAATGGTGCTGGTGTGTGTTGTTTGTAATGAAATATACAGTATAAACGTTCTAACGAGCAGCAATCCATATTCATGAGTTTGTtatttttcgatttatttaGCATAGTCATACTATCATAGagtataactagagcaaagctcgttgcaaagcaacgagtgggtcttcctttaatgtcggaagtaaagctggaagttcctgtaagaagcagagctcttaaaccaataacaagagtaacaaaaataaaaagatgaaaaaatcgaattattcctggtacgacttaacaaaatccgaatgattttaagtacgacttaacaaaaacctttccgatttcaagaacgacttaacaaaaaaaatccgaatgtgttacagtacgacttaacaattaatttttaggtacaagttaatttaaccaagattttgatactaatttcttaacgaaaaaacgcggaatcaaaatttccggaaaaatcaattttaaaaccccgatatctctgtaatgcatcgtccgattttaaaacagctttcagtgttagattcagcttattaagctctataaaacacatattcatttttgatttgatcagaaaattcattttttcgaaaaatttgtttcacttccggtttcgaccggaattgacagattttcatttcgagccttattacagaggtaaatcgaccaaatcataaccattgagaatttcaagcctctatcttaaagcgtttttgagaaacgccgcggacaaaatgactttttgaaaattttaaaaatgacgtaacgtaaaaacggaagtgacgtttgcaaacaaacttcacaaactttgaggtattataaatgcacacaacctctgaaaatttcatcaaaatcggttgtaaactttttgagttataaagccgaaaaggagtcagaaaaaaaaataaaaagaactagagcaaagctcgttgcaaagcaacgagtgggtcttccgttagtGTCGAGAGTAAAGCTATAAGTTCCTGTATGAACCGAAGTTTTAAAACCAACTACAAgagtaaataaaagaaaaagataaaacaattagaataattcttggtacgacttaacaaaatccgaatgatttcaagaacgaattaacaaacaccataacaatttcaagaacgacttaattaaaaaaaattccgaatgtGTTCAATTACGAATGAACAATTTCCGAATTaatttaggtacgagttaattaaactttgaacataacactatttcttaaccaagaacgcggaatcaaaatttccgaaaaaaCTCAATTCTTAAATCCCAATATCTTTGTAATGCATTtcccgattttaaaacgaatttcagttgTAAATTAAGCTTTATAAAAGTTCCTCTTTTGGTTTAtgaataacataaaaatattgctcggaaaagagttattataaaaaaaacttagtagCCCTTTtgttccctaatttgaggggtcagccccttatttgatatcaaataaaaggtctcgcaaatataaacatattttattctacaagtgttcacgaattgtgctcgagatatctgaacaactgtgttttagggacCGACCCCTAAACTCTTTACCGGGAccacaaacaacaaaattttaggtatcatattgttgagaacattactctaaacaacttttgttctacattgcttttcagaatatttctcctttttcagatattaatgatcaaagttttgcaTTCCTGGCC from Crassostrea angulata isolate pt1a10 chromosome 7, ASM2561291v2, whole genome shotgun sequence includes:
- the LOC128191578 gene encoding leukocyte surface antigen CD53-like, with the protein product MNNIISSWQQKSNTCNVKDLTSFFTENNAMGLTGCGKFGKGFLVAINILFFILGIGLFVLGILMKVNVSAINDDVKPALNGVTVASYKLGNLVDSLSILFIVIGAFILIVSGLGLFGACCEVKCMLVTYAVLVMILFVMKIAAIALWFTMKSGFEDVVKEGMLKSLKDNYKSDTIDSSNAVSNAWNYMFMSLQCCGVVDIKTDFGTGTPAWIAGLTPTPVIPKTCCIGADSSNYKTNPKLSTCQPGTADYNMKGCYAALKDEITTYGNIFVGVGITILLIELLAVVFAFVICCQTGDKNHAV